A window of the Candidatus Amarolinea dominans genome harbors these coding sequences:
- a CDS encoding DUF4340 domain-containing protein: MSKRNQILAGILLAQVLLAVFVLWPRSAPASAGAPLFADFEASDVTSLKISDQDKNMVELKKLGSDWVLADADSFPVDASKVTPILDKIAAIKTNRLVTRTSDSHKRLQVAADDFLRKVEFTLSSGATHTLFIGSAPGTRATHVRADQQSEVFLASDLSSYEVGAQETSWIKTTYVSITQTEMIGLTVTNITGTLQFSKDVSGAWMLDVLPAGAALDTGAVTSLVSQAANVTLLKPLGKQAKPEYGLDKPQAIVTARVKSGDQPITTLTLTIGAKDPTDNSYYVKSSASEYIVKVSEYSVRDFVTKTAQDFVQPPTPTPAPNTTPGG, from the coding sequence ATGAGTAAACGTAATCAGATTCTGGCCGGAATTCTCCTGGCGCAAGTGCTGCTGGCCGTCTTCGTTCTGTGGCCGCGCTCAGCGCCGGCCAGCGCGGGCGCGCCTCTCTTTGCCGACTTCGAGGCGAGCGACGTGACCAGCCTCAAGATCAGCGATCAGGACAAGAACATGGTCGAGCTCAAGAAACTGGGCAGTGATTGGGTGCTGGCCGACGCAGATAGTTTCCCCGTGGATGCCAGCAAGGTGACACCCATCCTGGACAAGATCGCGGCCATCAAGACCAACCGCCTGGTGACACGCACCAGTGATAGCCACAAACGTTTGCAGGTGGCGGCTGACGATTTCCTGCGCAAGGTGGAGTTCACCCTGTCCAGCGGCGCCACGCACACGCTGTTCATCGGCTCCGCGCCGGGCACCCGCGCCACGCACGTGCGCGCGGACCAGCAGAGCGAGGTCTTCCTCGCCAGCGACCTGTCGAGCTACGAGGTGGGCGCGCAGGAAACCTCCTGGATCAAGACCACCTACGTCAGCATCACGCAGACCGAGATGATCGGGCTGACCGTCACCAACATCACCGGCACGCTGCAATTCTCGAAGGACGTTTCCGGCGCCTGGATGCTCGATGTCCTGCCCGCGGGCGCGGCGCTCGACACGGGCGCGGTCACCTCGCTGGTCAGCCAGGCCGCCAATGTCACCCTGCTCAAGCCGCTGGGCAAGCAGGCTAAGCCAGAATATGGCCTGGACAAGCCGCAGGCCATCGTCACCGCGCGCGTCAAGTCGGGCGATCAGCCGATCACGACCCTGACGCTGACGATCGGCGCCAAAGACCCGACTGATAACAGCTATTACGTCAAGTCGTCGGCCTCGGAGTACATCGTCAAGGTGTCCGAATACAGCGTGCGTGATTTCGTCACCAAGACCGCGCAAGACTTCGTCCAGCCACCGACGCCCACCCCCGCGCCGAACACAACCCCCGGCGGCTAA
- a CDS encoding Gldg family protein, whose product MKQTLSMTRKELNSYFGSPMALIFLGAFLAAALFSFFWVNTFFARGIADVRPLFQWMPILLIFLVAALTMRQWSEEQQSGTLEILLTLPVRGAQLVIGKFLAVMALIALALALTLFLPITVSLLGNLDWGPVFGGYLAALLMAAAYVAIGLFISSRTNNQIVALIVTVLLCGIFYAVGSRGVTDFVGGAAADILRAIGIGSRFESIERGIIDLRDLVYYLSLTALFLLLNIVSLDSQRWSQGENTAAYRRNWLTMTGLVALNLIVLNIWLYPISSLRLDLTAQREYSLSAATRDLLSNVQEPLLIRAYMSEKTHPLLAPLAPRVRDMLTEYQIASRGRVTAEVIDPLQDADKETEANQTYGIQPTPLQVSGRYEASVINAYFDILVRYGDQNVTLNFRDLIEVNSQRDGTVDVRLRNLEYDLTRAVKKVVYGFQSVDSVLAAVKEPVKLTLFVTPNTLPATLQEGRAAIEKVARELQTRSNGKLTFEVIDPDAPAATITRQTLINNFKLRPIPVSLFAADTYYLDMILQVGDKAQVISPSGDLSEASVRTAIEAALKRSSSGFLKVVGLWTPPPAPADPQLGQYQSPQPTFTSLNQQLSRDYTVRSVDLKDGQAPSDVDVLVVVAPQALDDKQRFAIDQFLMRGGAVVVAAGNYIISPDPYAGSLGIAAISGGLQEMLQSYGITVTQALVMDPQNEPFPVAVNRDVGGMQVREIQAISYPFFVDVRNSGMDKNSPVVANLPAVTMHWASPLTLDAAKNSGRTVVSLLKSTTEAWLRTNTDIQPNLQLYPELGFPVEGARESHILAVSVQGSFDSFFVGKPSPLTATPADATQPAPAPVTAATIESSPNTSRLVVIGSAEFVDDLVFQVSANLTQDRYLNSLQFMQNAVDWSVEDLDLLTIRSRGTQSRVLKPMATGEQSTWEVANYALALLALAAIGAVWTMRRRNEKPMTLVGTGE is encoded by the coding sequence ATGAAACAAACACTTTCGATGACGCGTAAGGAACTGAACAGCTACTTCGGGTCGCCCATGGCACTGATCTTCCTGGGCGCATTCCTGGCGGCTGCTCTCTTCTCCTTCTTTTGGGTCAACACCTTCTTTGCACGAGGCATCGCCGATGTGCGGCCCCTCTTCCAATGGATGCCGATCCTGCTGATCTTCCTGGTGGCCGCGCTGACGATGCGCCAGTGGAGTGAGGAGCAGCAGTCGGGCACCCTGGAGATTCTGCTCACCCTGCCGGTGCGCGGCGCGCAGTTGGTCATCGGCAAATTCCTGGCGGTGATGGCGCTGATCGCGCTCGCCCTGGCGCTGACCCTCTTCCTCCCCATCACCGTCAGCCTGTTGGGCAACCTGGACTGGGGCCCGGTGTTCGGCGGCTACCTGGCGGCCCTGCTGATGGCGGCCGCGTACGTGGCGATTGGCCTTTTCATCTCGTCGCGCACCAACAATCAGATCGTGGCCCTCATCGTCACCGTGCTGCTGTGCGGCATCTTCTACGCGGTCGGCTCGCGCGGCGTCACCGATTTCGTGGGCGGCGCCGCGGCTGACATCCTGCGCGCCATCGGCATCGGCAGCCGCTTCGAGAGCATCGAGCGCGGCATCATTGATCTGCGCGACCTGGTCTACTACCTCTCGCTGACCGCCCTCTTCCTGCTGCTGAACATCGTCTCGCTCGACAGCCAGCGCTGGAGCCAGGGCGAAAACACCGCGGCCTATCGCCGCAACTGGCTGACGATGACTGGCCTGGTGGCGCTCAACCTGATCGTGCTCAACATCTGGCTCTACCCCATCAGCAGCCTGCGCCTGGACCTGACCGCGCAGCGCGAGTACAGCCTGTCCGCGGCCACGCGTGACCTGCTCAGCAACGTGCAGGAGCCGCTGCTCATCCGCGCCTACATGAGCGAAAAAACCCACCCGCTGCTGGCGCCGCTGGCGCCGCGCGTGCGCGACATGCTGACCGAGTATCAGATCGCCTCCCGCGGCCGGGTGACGGCCGAGGTGATTGATCCCTTGCAGGACGCGGACAAGGAGACCGAGGCCAATCAGACCTACGGCATCCAGCCCACGCCGCTGCAGGTGTCGGGGCGCTACGAAGCCTCGGTCATCAACGCCTACTTCGACATCCTGGTGCGCTACGGCGATCAGAATGTTACCCTCAACTTCCGCGACCTGATCGAGGTGAACTCGCAGCGCGACGGCACGGTGGATGTGCGCCTGCGCAACCTGGAGTACGACCTGACCCGCGCGGTCAAGAAGGTGGTCTACGGCTTCCAGAGCGTGGACAGCGTGCTGGCCGCGGTCAAGGAGCCGGTCAAGCTGACGCTGTTCGTGACGCCGAACACGCTGCCGGCCACACTGCAAGAAGGGCGGGCCGCCATCGAAAAGGTGGCGCGCGAGCTGCAGACGCGCTCCAACGGCAAGCTGACCTTCGAGGTGATTGACCCCGATGCCCCCGCGGCCACCATTACCCGCCAGACGCTGATCAATAACTTCAAGCTGCGACCGATTCCGGTTTCGCTCTTTGCCGCCGACACCTACTACCTCGACATGATCCTGCAAGTCGGCGACAAGGCGCAGGTGATCTCCCCGTCAGGCGATCTGAGCGAGGCCAGTGTGCGCACCGCCATCGAAGCCGCGCTTAAGCGCTCGTCCAGCGGCTTCTTGAAGGTGGTGGGCCTGTGGACGCCGCCGCCCGCGCCGGCCGACCCGCAGTTGGGGCAATACCAGTCGCCGCAGCCCACCTTCACCTCTCTGAACCAACAGCTCAGCCGTGACTACACCGTGCGGTCGGTGGATCTCAAGGATGGTCAGGCGCCGTCCGATGTGGATGTGCTGGTGGTGGTGGCGCCGCAGGCCCTGGACGACAAACAGCGCTTCGCCATTGACCAGTTCCTGATGCGCGGGGGCGCGGTGGTCGTGGCGGCCGGCAACTACATCATCTCGCCGGATCCCTATGCCGGCAGCCTGGGCATCGCGGCGATCAGCGGCGGCCTGCAGGAGATGCTGCAAAGCTACGGCATCACGGTGACACAGGCGTTGGTGATGGATCCGCAGAATGAGCCGTTCCCGGTGGCGGTCAACCGCGACGTGGGCGGTATGCAGGTGCGTGAAATTCAGGCCATCAGCTATCCCTTCTTCGTGGATGTGCGTAACAGCGGCATGGACAAGAACAGCCCGGTGGTGGCGAATCTGCCGGCTGTCACCATGCACTGGGCCTCGCCGCTGACCCTGGATGCGGCCAAGAACAGCGGCCGCACCGTCGTGTCGCTGCTCAAGTCCACGACTGAGGCATGGCTGCGCACCAACACCGACATCCAGCCCAACCTGCAGCTCTATCCAGAGCTGGGTTTCCCGGTCGAAGGCGCGCGCGAGTCGCACATCCTGGCAGTTTCCGTGCAAGGCTCGTTCGACAGCTTCTTTGTCGGCAAGCCTTCGCCCCTGACCGCCACGCCGGCCGATGCCACGCAGCCGGCGCCCGCGCCGGTCACCGCGGCGACGATCGAGTCTTCGCCCAACACCTCGCGCCTGGTTGTCATCGGCAGCGCCGAGTTCGTGGATGACCTGGTGTTCCAGGTTTCGGCCAACCTGACGCAAGATCGCTATCTGAACTCCTTGCAGTTCATGCAAAACGCGGTAGACTGGTCCGTGGAAGACCTCGACCTGCTGACCATCCGCTCCCGCGGCACGCAGTCGCGCGTGCTCAAGCCAATGGCCACGGGCGAGCAGTCCACCTGGGAAGTGGCTAACTACGCCCTGGCGCTGCTGGCCCTGGCCGCCATCGGCGCGGTGTGGACCATGCGCCGGCGCAATGAAAAACCGATGACGCTGGTCGGGACCGGCGAATAA
- a CDS encoding ATP-binding cassette domain-containing protein — translation MIEVKDVTKSYGPIEALAGVSLDIHQGEIVGLLGPNGAGKTTLMKILTGYLQPDGGTVTIDGLDVLTHTRAIQARIGYLPENAPLYPELSVQAYLKLMADLREIPEAEQPRRLSEAIVATSLQDRLTQPIGTLSKGFRQRVGLAQAILHKPKFLVFDEPTVGLDPTQIVEIRRLIKRLSQESTILFSTHILSEVEALCDRVIIILNGQIKADQRLSTLAATADAILVLQDRQRDVEAALAGLAHVRTVEPLQTADAFPAYRIVGTDASDNDLCPAIYDLARQRNWPLRELRRDVRTLESVFNLLATGG, via the coding sequence GTGATCGAAGTCAAAGACGTAACGAAATCCTACGGTCCCATCGAAGCCCTGGCTGGCGTCAGCCTGGACATTCACCAGGGTGAGATCGTGGGTTTGCTTGGCCCCAACGGCGCGGGCAAAACGACCCTGATGAAGATTCTCACCGGCTATCTGCAGCCGGACGGCGGCACGGTGACGATTGATGGCCTGGATGTGCTGACCCACACGCGGGCCATCCAAGCCCGCATCGGCTACCTGCCCGAAAATGCACCGCTCTACCCGGAGCTGTCGGTGCAGGCCTACCTCAAGCTCATGGCCGACCTGCGCGAGATTCCGGAGGCCGAGCAACCCCGGCGCCTGTCCGAGGCCATCGTCGCCACCAGCCTGCAGGACCGGCTGACGCAGCCGATCGGCACCCTGAGCAAAGGCTTTCGTCAGCGCGTCGGCCTGGCGCAGGCCATCCTGCACAAACCCAAGTTCCTGGTCTTCGACGAACCGACCGTGGGCCTCGACCCGACGCAGATCGTGGAAATTCGGCGCCTCATCAAGCGCCTGTCCCAAGAAAGCACGATCCTCTTCTCTACCCACATCCTGTCCGAGGTCGAGGCGCTGTGCGATCGCGTGATCATCATCCTCAACGGCCAGATCAAGGCCGATCAGCGCCTGTCCACCCTGGCCGCGACCGCCGATGCGATCCTGGTCTTGCAGGACCGGCAGCGCGATGTGGAAGCGGCCCTGGCCGGCCTGGCCCATGTGCGCACCGTGGAGCCACTGCAGACGGCCGATGCCTTCCCGGCCTACCGCATCGTGGGCACGGATGCCAGCGACAATGACCTGTGCCCGGCCATCTATGACCTGGCCCGCCAGCGCAACTGGCCCCTGCGTGAACTGCGCCGCGACGTGCGCACGTTGGAAAGCGTGTTCAATCTGTTGGCAACAGGCGGATAA
- a CDS encoding exo-alpha-sialidase, which yields MKQNADGSWTPPQRMLSYDPYGITGFNVTSTPTGELLAFWAEHQTATPAPGWIRMMQSSLGADGSWSPPRALWSASQTVTYFANLSLAAGPTGQLVLGATVCMTGGCHVGTLHSHDWGATWAPWRFPSINQLATPFLFDDGRGVVHAFGAIINPQVYNSTGLAHRVTTDGGDTWSAQLDHNIAFPVSAGLVDTIGQRLLLATPGAVADMALDAQPGEALLRQTISIPTEMPAPTLSFFYRYGQISTGIPDPLVLTVAGATVWTTSESADDWRHVWIDMTPFRGQTVNFAFRMAGDADHAATWAELDEVSLSGWRTPIARRVMLSGRTLHLEGDNFADRMTVQIGDAAPVAATVIDQEHAEVTLPADLPPGCHDVTTTSPDGRAGTAPGLLRTGRQTFVPSVVK from the coding sequence ATGAAGCAAAATGCTGACGGCAGTTGGACTCCTCCGCAACGCATGTTATCGTATGATCCTTATGGGATCACCGGCTTCAACGTCACTTCCACACCAACGGGTGAACTGCTCGCATTCTGGGCTGAACATCAAACAGCAACACCGGCGCCGGGATGGATCAGGATGATGCAGTCATCCCTGGGAGCGGACGGCTCCTGGTCGCCCCCGCGCGCCCTATGGAGTGCATCACAGACAGTAACGTACTTTGCCAACCTGAGTCTGGCTGCCGGTCCTACGGGCCAGTTGGTGTTGGGAGCGACTGTATGCATGACCGGTGGATGTCATGTTGGCACTCTGCACTCGCATGATTGGGGCGCGACCTGGGCGCCCTGGCGCTTTCCATCTATCAATCAACTGGCTACGCCGTTTCTGTTCGATGATGGCCGCGGTGTTGTTCATGCCTTTGGCGCCATTATCAATCCACAAGTGTACAACAGTACTGGCCTCGCCCATCGGGTAACGACTGACGGCGGTGACACGTGGTCTGCCCAATTGGATCACAATATCGCTTTCCCTGTTAGCGCTGGGTTGGTTGATACGATTGGCCAACGCCTGCTGCTTGCCACGCCAGGCGCTGTGGCCGATATGGCGCTCGACGCGCAGCCCGGCGAAGCGCTGTTGCGCCAAACGATCTCGATTCCCACCGAAATGCCTGCGCCCACCTTATCGTTTTTCTATCGGTATGGGCAAATCAGTACAGGCATTCCTGATCCCCTGGTGCTGACGGTCGCGGGCGCCACCGTTTGGACAACCAGTGAATCGGCCGATGATTGGCGGCATGTTTGGATTGACATGACGCCATTCCGCGGGCAAACGGTCAACTTTGCCTTTCGCATGGCCGGCGATGCCGATCACGCGGCCACATGGGCAGAACTTGACGAGGTCAGTCTATCCGGCTGGCGCACCCCCATCGCTCGACGTGTCATGCTCTCTGGAAGAACCCTACACCTCGAAGGCGATAACTTTGCCGATCGTATGACGGTGCAAATCGGCGATGCCGCGCCTGTCGCCGCGACAGTGATTGACCAGGAACACGCAGAGGTGACGCTGCCGGCAGACTTGCCTCCTGGATGTCACGACGTCACCACGACATCACCGGATGGACGCGCAGGCACGGCGCCTGGCCTCTTGCGCACCGGGCGCCAGACCTTCGTTCCATCCGTTGTCAAGTAG